One window from the genome of Thermococcus siculi encodes:
- a CDS encoding ferritin, translating into MLGERMLKALNEQITKELFSAYFYLGIAAYFKDKGFDGFAAWMEAQAEEELGHAIRIYDYVFERGGKVELEKVEKPKQNFESPLKAFEAVYLHEVGVTESIYRLVEIAQEEKDHATYQFLQWFVEEQVEEEATAKSIVDKLKIIGDNPQGLFMLDRELGARTPKLRTLLIPAKE; encoded by the coding sequence ATGCTTGGTGAAAGAATGTTGAAGGCCCTCAACGAGCAGATAACCAAGGAGCTTTTCTCCGCGTACTTCTACCTCGGAATCGCCGCCTACTTCAAGGACAAGGGCTTCGATGGCTTTGCCGCATGGATGGAGGCCCAGGCCGAGGAGGAGCTGGGCCACGCCATAAGGATATACGACTACGTCTTTGAGAGGGGCGGGAAGGTCGAGCTTGAGAAGGTGGAGAAGCCCAAACAGAACTTTGAAAGCCCGCTCAAGGCCTTTGAGGCAGTCTACCTCCACGAGGTCGGCGTCACGGAATCGATATACAGGCTCGTCGAGATAGCCCAGGAGGAGAAGGACCACGCCACCTACCAGTTCCTCCAGTGGTTCGTTGAGGAGCAGGTGGAGGAAGAAGCGACCGCCAAGTCCATAGTGGACAAGCTCAAGATCATCGGCGACAACCCGCAGGGCCTCTTTATGCTCGACAGGGAGCTGGGAGCCAGGACGCCGAAGCTCAGGACTCTACTCATTCCGGCCAAGGAGTGA
- a CDS encoding 2-oxoacid:acceptor oxidoreductase subunit alpha has translation MTEFKGDVSIVLGGAAGQGIQTVEGILTYALKKSGYHVYANKEYMSRVRGGINTTEIRVSSRRVRAFVKRIDILVPFKQGVLSWVEDRLDENTVVLGERENVEESFLGKVNLVEVPLTRMALETGSQLYLNTTAAGLIVGLFHGDFSAIEEYIRKRFGSKGENVVRKNIEAAKKGYDLGVRLCEEGTIRVEVERDESVRDEVLLTGTEAVGIGALAGGMNFLSFYPMSPSTGVSTFAAQHAEEFEIVVEQVEDEISAINMALGAWYAGARAMVSTSGGGFALMSEAISLAGMAENPVVVHLAQRPGPATGLPTRTMQGDLNLVLYAGHGDFPRIILAPGSLKEAFYLTAEAFNLADKYQVPVIILTDQYFVDTYYNLPAPDVEKVKFERHIVEAKPGYRRYELTEDGISPRAVPGYGEDVVIANGNEHDEWGDVTEDAELTIKMQEKRAIKKLETIKRNAPLPKLIGSENAEYLVIAWGSTLHVVEEALQKLGREDVALLHFSWLYPLNPETKKFFEGKTVIAVENNITGQFAELLKKEFGVEVQHKVLKYDGRPFSVEEVLETLKGVIE, from the coding sequence ATGACAGAGTTTAAGGGGGACGTTTCGATAGTCCTGGGCGGAGCGGCCGGTCAGGGGATCCAGACGGTCGAGGGAATCCTCACCTACGCCCTCAAGAAGTCCGGCTACCACGTCTATGCAAACAAGGAGTACATGTCCCGCGTCAGGGGCGGAATCAACACGACGGAGATACGCGTTTCTTCAAGACGCGTCAGGGCCTTCGTTAAGAGGATAGACATTCTCGTACCCTTCAAGCAGGGTGTCCTGAGCTGGGTTGAGGACAGACTGGACGAGAACACAGTGGTCCTCGGGGAGAGGGAGAACGTCGAGGAGAGCTTTCTCGGAAAGGTAAACCTCGTAGAAGTGCCTCTCACGAGAATGGCCCTGGAAACGGGGAGTCAGCTCTACCTCAACACGACGGCAGCAGGCTTAATAGTCGGCCTCTTCCACGGGGACTTCTCTGCCATTGAAGAGTACATAAGAAAGCGCTTCGGCTCAAAAGGCGAGAACGTGGTGAGGAAGAACATTGAAGCGGCGAAAAAGGGCTACGACCTTGGAGTTAGGCTCTGCGAAGAGGGAACGATAAGGGTAGAGGTGGAGCGCGATGAGAGTGTCAGGGACGAGGTCCTCCTCACGGGGACGGAGGCGGTTGGCATAGGTGCCCTGGCGGGGGGCATGAACTTCCTCAGCTTCTACCCCATGAGTCCGTCAACTGGAGTCTCTACCTTTGCCGCCCAGCACGCGGAGGAGTTTGAGATAGTCGTCGAGCAGGTCGAGGACGAGATTTCGGCGATAAACATGGCCTTAGGGGCGTGGTACGCTGGAGCGAGGGCGATGGTGAGCACCTCGGGAGGCGGCTTCGCCCTCATGAGCGAGGCGATAAGCTTAGCCGGAATGGCCGAGAACCCCGTTGTGGTTCACCTCGCCCAGAGACCGGGGCCGGCAACGGGCCTTCCGACGAGGACTATGCAGGGCGACCTGAACCTCGTCCTCTACGCCGGCCACGGCGACTTCCCGAGGATAATCCTCGCCCCGGGAAGCCTTAAGGAGGCGTTCTATCTCACGGCGGAGGCATTCAACCTGGCCGACAAATACCAGGTGCCGGTCATAATCCTGACCGATCAGTACTTCGTTGACACCTACTACAACCTCCCTGCCCCGGACGTTGAGAAGGTCAAGTTCGAGCGCCACATAGTTGAGGCGAAGCCCGGTTACAGGAGGTACGAACTGACTGAGGACGGAATCTCGCCGAGGGCCGTTCCGGGCTACGGCGAGGACGTCGTGATAGCCAACGGCAACGAGCACGACGAGTGGGGCGACGTTACTGAGGACGCCGAACTGACAATAAAGATGCAGGAGAAGAGAGCTATAAAGAAGCTCGAAACCATAAAGAGGAACGCACCGCTGCCGAAGCTGATAGGGAGTGAGAACGCCGAGTACCTCGTCATAGCCTGGGGTTCAACGCTCCACGTGGTTGAGGAAGCACTCCAAAAGCTCGGGAGGGAAGACGTTGCCCTGCTCCACTTCAGCTGGCTCTACCCGCTCAACCCCGAGACCAAGAAGTTCTTCGAGGGCAAAACCGTAATCGCCGTGGAGAACAACATCACCGGCCAGTTCGCGGAGCTTCTGAAGAAGGAGTTCGGCGTTGAGGTTCAGCATAAGGTTCTGAAGTACGACGGGAGGCCGTTCTCGGTTGAAGAGGTTCTTGAGACCCTCAAGGGGGTGATAGAATGA
- a CDS encoding thiamine pyrophosphate-dependent enzyme encodes MNVQLPTGRELFEPKRPGSQDIAWCPGCGNFGIRNILISALAELELKPTEVAIISGIGQAAKMPHYINANGYHTLHGRAIPIATGVKAANPQLTVIAEGGDGDMYAEGGNHLLHAIRRNPDITVLIHDNQIYGLTKGQASPTTMPGMKTPTQPWGVFEEPFNPVALAIALDASFVARTFMGYFKESVEIIKKAIQHRGLAIVDILHPCVSFNKVNTYAWYREHTYWMEDHDPYDREAAFRRAIERDPLPLGIFYINEKPTFEDQVPAYRNDRTPLWKREPKLELVKRFFEEKKL; translated from the coding sequence ATGAACGTTCAACTTCCAACGGGCAGGGAGCTATTCGAGCCGAAGAGGCCGGGAAGCCAGGACATAGCCTGGTGCCCAGGATGTGGGAACTTCGGCATAAGGAACATCCTTATCTCGGCCTTGGCGGAACTTGAGCTGAAGCCCACTGAGGTGGCGATCATCAGCGGTATCGGCCAGGCCGCCAAGATGCCCCACTACATCAACGCCAACGGTTACCACACGCTCCACGGCAGGGCCATCCCGATAGCGACCGGCGTCAAGGCGGCGAATCCCCAACTGACAGTCATCGCCGAGGGCGGAGACGGAGATATGTACGCCGAGGGCGGAAACCACCTGCTCCACGCCATAAGGAGGAACCCCGACATAACCGTCCTCATCCACGACAACCAAATATATGGCCTCACGAAGGGGCAGGCCTCCCCCACCACGATGCCGGGCATGAAAACCCCCACGCAACCGTGGGGGGTCTTTGAGGAACCCTTCAACCCGGTCGCTCTGGCCATAGCCCTCGACGCCTCCTTCGTCGCGAGAACCTTCATGGGCTACTTCAAGGAGAGCGTGGAGATAATCAAGAAGGCGATCCAGCACAGGGGCCTCGCGATAGTGGACATCCTCCATCCGTGCGTTAGCTTCAACAAGGTGAACACCTACGCCTGGTACAGGGAGCACACCTACTGGATGGAGGACCACGATCCCTACGACAGGGAGGCGGCGTTTAGACGAGCAATAGAGCGCGACCCGCTCCCGCTTGGAATATTCTACATCAACGAGAAGCCGACCTTCGAGGATCAGGTTCCCGCGTACAGAAACGACAGGACGCCGCTCTGGAAGAGGGAGCCGAAGCTTGAGCTGGTGAAGCGGTTCTTCGAGGAGAAAAAGCTCTGA
- the msrA gene encoding peptide-methionine (S)-S-oxide reductase MsrA, translated as MKTIENEPRTAIFAGGCFWCMEEAFERLPGVIEAISGYTGGWVENPTYELVSTGETGHREAVKVIYDPSRISYERLLEVFWRNIDPTDPYGQFADRGEQYRTAIFYLNESQRELAEESRRRLELSGIFDGPIVTEILPAGEFYPAEDYHQGYYFRFETNYKHYKLYSGRMGFIKSVWEKNRYFRLFPERERYWLGYVKPGDSELRNLLTPIQYRVTQLGDTEPPFRNEYWDNHEEGIYVDVVSGEPLFSSLDKYDSGTGWPSFTKPLEEWAIIEAEECEGFLCGREVRSRFADSHLGHVFDEPTPTGKRYCINSAALRFIPREELKRYGYIAYEELFG; from the coding sequence ATGAAAACCATCGAGAACGAACCTCGAACTGCCATCTTCGCCGGAGGCTGCTTCTGGTGCATGGAGGAGGCCTTTGAGAGACTTCCGGGAGTGATTGAAGCTATTTCCGGCTACACAGGGGGATGGGTCGAGAACCCGACCTACGAACTCGTCTCAACGGGAGAAACCGGTCACCGCGAGGCGGTGAAGGTAATCTACGACCCCTCAAGGATTTCCTACGAAAGATTGCTGGAGGTCTTCTGGCGGAACATAGACCCCACGGATCCCTACGGCCAGTTCGCGGACAGGGGAGAGCAGTACAGGACGGCTATATTCTATCTCAACGAGAGTCAGAGGGAACTCGCGGAGGAATCAAGGAGACGGCTTGAGCTTTCGGGAATATTCGACGGGCCGATAGTCACGGAGATTCTCCCCGCTGGGGAGTTCTATCCGGCCGAAGACTACCACCAGGGCTACTACTTCCGCTTTGAGACGAACTACAAACACTACAAACTCTACTCTGGGAGGATGGGCTTCATAAAGTCCGTCTGGGAGAAAAACAGGTACTTCCGACTCTTTCCGGAGAGGGAACGCTACTGGCTCGGCTACGTGAAGCCGGGCGATTCCGAGCTTAGAAACCTGCTAACGCCCATCCAGTACAGGGTTACGCAGCTCGGCGATACTGAGCCACCTTTCCGCAACGAGTACTGGGACAACCACGAGGAAGGCATATACGTTGACGTGGTTTCAGGAGAGCCGCTCTTCAGCTCCCTTGACAAATACGACTCTGGAACTGGCTGGCCAAGCTTTACAAAACCCCTCGAGGAGTGGGCAATTATTGAGGCTGAGGAGTGCGAGGGCTTCCTCTGCGGAAGGGAAGTCAGGAGCAGATTCGCCGATTCCCACCTGGGCCACGTCTTCGACGAGCCGACCCCAACGGGAAAGCGCTACTGCATAAACTCTGCCGCACTTCGCTTTATACCAAGGGAAGAACTAAAGAGATACGGCTACATCGCCTACGAGGAGCTGTTTGGGTGA
- a CDS encoding LamG-like jellyroll fold domain-containing protein, with product MKFKWFAVVVLVIDVIAIAMLVGAYMGGDDRAGVHSTAETAVPALALYTTPTGPVKLIDGEIVGDVEARNASVRVFHFNGSGYIDLSNALDGIGELREGSISMVFRYEETGQNVLPILYIGDKEGKSLFVIEIGHRGEHNRKLYVTWIPEGDKPALCFDSGFNLKPGRWYHLVVVSEDGNTAYLNGREMTWRHYNFGNESMRLFFGDIPGKELFALGYGKTADSITPDFLYFHGDIADLRVYPWPLSTGEVRELLEEIRASARS from the coding sequence ATGAAGTTCAAGTGGTTCGCCGTGGTGGTGCTTGTTATAGACGTCATCGCAATAGCCATGTTGGTCGGGGCGTACATGGGTGGCGACGATAGGGCGGGAGTACATTCCACCGCAGAGACCGCCGTGCCCGCCTTGGCGCTCTACACGACACCCACTGGACCAGTAAAGCTGATCGACGGAGAAATCGTTGGGGACGTTGAAGCAAGGAATGCAAGCGTTAGGGTGTTCCACTTCAACGGTTCCGGATACATAGACCTTAGCAACGCCCTCGATGGGATTGGGGAACTCAGAGAGGGTTCAATTTCGATGGTCTTTCGCTACGAGGAGACGGGTCAGAACGTGCTGCCGATACTCTACATCGGCGATAAAGAGGGGAAAAGTCTCTTCGTAATCGAAATTGGGCACCGGGGAGAGCACAACAGAAAACTCTATGTCACGTGGATTCCGGAGGGAGACAAACCGGCACTCTGCTTCGACAGCGGCTTCAACCTGAAGCCCGGACGGTGGTACCACCTCGTCGTTGTGAGCGAAGACGGCAACACGGCATACCTGAACGGCCGTGAGATGACGTGGAGGCACTACAACTTCGGGAACGAGAGCATGAGGCTCTTCTTCGGCGATATTCCCGGGAAGGAGCTTTTTGCCCTCGGCTACGGGAAGACGGCCGACTCGATAACGCCGGACTTCCTCTACTTCCACGGGGATATAGCGGATCTGAGGGTTTACCCATGGCCCCTCAGCACGGGAGAGGTTAGGGAACTCCTGGAGGAGATCAGGGCATCGGCCCGAAGTTGA
- a CDS encoding redoxin domain-containing protein: MKVGEKAPDFALKDQNGEEFRLSDFKGEKVLLPFHPLAWT; the protein is encoded by the coding sequence ATGAAAGTTGGTGAAAAAGCACCGGATTTTGCCCTTAAGGACCAGAACGGCGAGGAGTTCAGGCTGAGCGACTTCAAGGGGGAGAAGGTTCTTCTCCCGTTCCACCCTCTCGCGTGGACTTGA
- a CDS encoding transcriptional regulator, whose protein sequence is MKTNAFEVASRYVYPSLRRRLVEVLRERGLKQTEIAELLHITQSAVSRYLRMDRGALIDISAFPDVDGEIKALADRIIEEKPGEYEIHSELVKLSLEFLGKGYACSFHFQIDPEINPAECRICIELFG, encoded by the coding sequence ATGAAGACCAACGCCTTTGAAGTGGCCTCACGCTACGTTTATCCTTCTTTGAGGAGGCGGCTCGTTGAAGTGCTCCGCGAGAGGGGCTTAAAGCAGACAGAAATAGCGGAACTGCTCCACATCACCCAGTCGGCGGTTTCGCGCTACCTCAGGATGGACAGGGGGGCGCTGATAGACATCTCGGCCTTTCCAGACGTGGACGGGGAGATCAAGGCCCTCGCGGACAGAATAATCGAGGAAAAACCCGGAGAGTACGAGATTCACTCGGAGCTGGTGAAGCTCTCGCTCGAGTTCCTCGGGAAGGGCTACGCATGCTCCTTCCACTTCCAGATCGACCCCGAGATAAATCCTGCCGAATGCCGCATCTGCATCGAGCTTTTTGGATGA
- a CDS encoding DUF438 domain-containing protein, giving the protein MTELLNNREYKKEQLKKLLLRIHEGEKVEDLKEEFRTVLSGISPLEIPLIEQELVKEGISAKDIAKMCDLHVELFREAVKGTDELEERDLPDGHPLKTLYQENKEIMKDAEMLNLYVRTLATTKDERMRKEILGVLEEIVGNLRKVGFTHYNREEMLTFPYIERRGLTAIATVLWTKHDEIRFMVKYLAELLRKRDDMPWEEFVERLKNKAGEASFALSDMVFRENNIYYPTLKALLSDGEWKAIRMQEDEYGYYKVNPPEWDPGEDVKPLHPWEIDPELSVEQLLGLPKEVQEALKGQPLEFDKSELEREGDIDLGTGYVSVEELKIIFEALPVDVTFIDKDDRVRFFSPGERVFGRSLSVLGRPVQLCHPPKSVHIVNKILKAFKEGRKKEATFWLRLGPKYVYIKYVPLFDKNGEYIGTLEMTMDIAPYKEIEGEKRLLDWRD; this is encoded by the coding sequence ATGACCGAGTTACTGAACAATCGCGAATACAAGAAGGAACAGCTGAAGAAGCTGCTCCTTAGAATCCACGAGGGAGAGAAGGTTGAAGACCTGAAGGAAGAGTTCAGAACAGTCCTCAGTGGCATATCTCCCCTGGAGATACCGCTCATCGAGCAGGAGCTGGTTAAGGAAGGTATTTCCGCGAAGGACATAGCCAAGATGTGTGACCTCCACGTCGAACTCTTCAGGGAGGCCGTCAAGGGCACAGACGAGCTTGAGGAGAGGGATCTGCCTGACGGCCACCCGCTCAAAACCCTCTACCAGGAGAACAAGGAGATAATGAAAGACGCCGAGATGCTCAACCTCTACGTGAGGACCTTGGCAACGACCAAGGACGAGCGCATGAGGAAGGAAATTTTAGGGGTGCTCGAGGAGATAGTGGGCAACCTAAGGAAGGTCGGCTTCACCCACTACAACCGCGAGGAGATGCTGACATTCCCGTACATCGAGCGGAGGGGTTTAACCGCGATAGCTACAGTTCTCTGGACGAAGCACGACGAGATAAGGTTCATGGTCAAGTACCTCGCTGAACTCTTGAGAAAGAGGGATGATATGCCTTGGGAAGAGTTCGTCGAGCGCCTCAAGAACAAGGCCGGCGAGGCATCTTTCGCCCTCAGCGACATGGTCTTCAGGGAAAACAACATCTACTATCCAACCCTTAAGGCTCTCCTCAGCGATGGAGAATGGAAGGCCATAAGGATGCAGGAAGATGAGTACGGCTACTACAAGGTGAACCCGCCCGAATGGGACCCGGGAGAGGACGTTAAGCCCCTTCACCCATGGGAGATAGATCCCGAGCTGAGCGTTGAACAGCTCCTCGGTCTGCCAAAGGAAGTTCAGGAAGCCCTCAAGGGCCAGCCTCTGGAGTTCGACAAGAGTGAGCTTGAGAGGGAGGGGGACATAGACCTTGGAACCGGCTACGTGAGCGTTGAGGAGCTGAAGATCATCTTTGAAGCTCTACCGGTTGATGTCACCTTCATAGACAAGGACGACAGGGTGAGGTTCTTCTCCCCCGGCGAGAGGGTATTCGGCCGCTCCCTCAGCGTCCTCGGAAGGCCCGTCCAGCTCTGCCACCCGCCGAAGAGCGTCCACATCGTCAACAAGATACTCAAGGCATTCAAGGAGGGCAGAAAGAAGGAGGCGACCTTCTGGCTCAGGCTCGGTCCGAAGTACGTCTACATCAAGTACGTGCCGCTCTTTGACAAAAACGGTGAGTACATTGGAACGCTCGAGATGACGATGGACATAGCGCCGTACAAAGAGATAGAGGGCGAGAAGCGCCTTCTCGACTGGAGGGATTGA
- a CDS encoding DUF1858 domain-containing protein, whose amino-acid sequence MMLDVRGLKAPQPAVMIIEALGKLKTGETLEVIGDKPFVDLLPKLEEAGYGIEVKEVAGFFVLRVTKTENSQELNMEVKECDDKLEEITEDTNVAKLLKAYPESLKILVKYGFSPLENPVMRKTLARTITLKGAKKLLGMSDEKFKAMMEELKALERA is encoded by the coding sequence ATGATGCTCGACGTTCGTGGATTGAAGGCGCCTCAACCGGCGGTTATGATAATAGAGGCCCTTGGAAAGCTCAAAACCGGGGAAACGCTCGAAGTTATAGGAGACAAGCCCTTCGTTGACCTGCTTCCAAAGCTTGAGGAAGCTGGCTACGGGATCGAGGTCAAAGAGGTTGCCGGCTTCTTCGTGCTTAGGGTTACTAAAACGGAGAACTCGCAGGAACTCAACATGGAGGTCAAGGAATGCGACGATAAGCTGGAAGAGATAACCGAGGACACCAACGTGGCGAAGCTCCTCAAGGCCTATCCCGAATCGCTGAAGATACTCGTAAAGTACGGCTTCTCACCCCTTGAGAACCCGGTCATGAGAAAGACCCTCGCGAGAACGATAACTCTAAAGGGAGCCAAGAAGCTCCTCGGGATGAGCGATGAGAAGTTCAAGGCCATGATGGAAGAGTTGAAGGCCCTGGAGAGGGCCTGA
- a CDS encoding M24 family metallopeptidase, whose amino-acid sequence MRGDERIFRKRVERFQELMRENDIDGAVIRTLSTFIYFTGTKWLRPSLLIPAEGEPTVYVVKGEAEEFKRRSWIEDVREFQRVEDLMAGVVTWVNGNGFSRVGHEFSVERDAYLLFLKLFERLNPMVEVVDILDLTMSLRMIKEPWEIKNIMKAGKIAQRGMKVAEEVIRPGASETEIAAEVYRELMSSGSEEPKVYVSTTPRAHAEPFRDLKVKENGVVTVVIGTDWNHYYANTARTFVVGEPGKRVKRAIEVKEKALQIALEETRVGATLNSVEKKLSDFFMENGFGDSYIAGYTHGVGLLIEELPMPTIVVPTRATKVAENMVLSIIHAPLMIPEGAIKHEDTYTIRKSGLDRVT is encoded by the coding sequence TTGAGGGGCGACGAGAGGATCTTCAGGAAAAGGGTCGAGCGCTTTCAGGAACTGATGAGGGAGAACGACATCGATGGAGCGGTCATTAGAACGCTCTCTACCTTCATCTATTTCACCGGAACCAAGTGGCTCCGCCCGAGCCTTCTCATCCCAGCGGAGGGGGAACCTACCGTCTACGTCGTTAAGGGCGAAGCCGAGGAGTTCAAGAGGAGGAGCTGGATTGAGGATGTCCGCGAGTTCCAGCGCGTTGAGGACCTGATGGCCGGCGTTGTAACCTGGGTGAACGGCAACGGCTTTTCGAGGGTCGGGCACGAGTTCAGCGTCGAGAGGGACGCCTATCTGCTCTTCCTGAAGCTCTTTGAAAGGCTCAATCCGATGGTGGAAGTCGTTGACATTCTCGATCTTACAATGAGCCTCAGGATGATAAAAGAGCCTTGGGAGATAAAGAACATCATGAAGGCAGGAAAGATAGCCCAGAGGGGCATGAAGGTTGCTGAGGAGGTCATAAGGCCCGGGGCGAGCGAGACTGAAATAGCCGCCGAGGTTTACCGCGAGCTGATGAGCAGCGGGAGTGAGGAGCCGAAGGTTTACGTTTCAACAACTCCAAGGGCACACGCCGAGCCCTTCAGGGATTTGAAGGTTAAGGAGAACGGCGTTGTAACCGTTGTCATCGGAACCGACTGGAACCACTACTACGCAAACACAGCGAGAACCTTCGTGGTCGGAGAGCCAGGGAAGAGAGTCAAGAGAGCAATCGAGGTCAAGGAGAAGGCCCTCCAGATTGCCCTTGAGGAGACCCGCGTTGGGGCAACCCTGAACTCCGTAGAAAAGAAACTCTCGGACTTTTTCATGGAGAACGGCTTTGGCGATTCATACATAGCGGGATACACCCACGGCGTCGGCCTTCTCATCGAGGAACTCCCGATGCCAACGATAGTGGTTCCAACGAGGGCCACCAAAGTTGCCGAGAACATGGTGCTCAGCATAATCCATGCCCCGCTGATGATTCCTGAGGGAGCGATAAAGCACGAGGACACCTATACCATCAGGAAGAGTGGCCTGGACAGGGTTACGTGA
- a CDS encoding lipocalin-like domain-containing protein, producing MANCMGRRYTIPYREKDHGDFDEEWPPHEGVSGWWYITGYLNDKNNPERLYSYQYTLLRARLYGITLTVLQLAFTDFQTGRHYFKQKFTLREKKVFENLPNLQFPPLAYLHKGKDGVGLRTNADEFALDLSLDYGKGAVWHGDNGVLVMGIPEDPKQRTVYYSYTNMPTGGKVTLREDGEERTLEVTGKSWLDRQWGPYSLTGPRTHWEWFSLRFFDDEEVMLFAFPQDSYYDGTYVDRDGNAHRLKDYSYTPRGVVEVNGFKFSMGWDVYLPGVKEERYHIRALMDGQMNLAYFELLAEILNPKGERVGYCFVELLPGVRNPNKRISPFNLLKRV from the coding sequence ATGGCGAACTGTATGGGAAGGCGATACACTATACCCTACCGGGAGAAGGACCACGGCGATTTTGATGAGGAATGGCCGCCCCACGAGGGCGTTTCTGGCTGGTGGTACATAACGGGCTACCTGAACGATAAAAACAATCCCGAGCGGCTCTACTCCTACCAGTACACCCTTCTGAGGGCGAGGCTCTACGGCATAACGCTCACCGTCCTTCAGCTCGCCTTCACCGACTTTCAAACTGGAAGGCACTACTTCAAGCAGAAGTTCACACTGAGGGAGAAGAAGGTCTTTGAAAACCTTCCCAACCTTCAGTTCCCTCCCCTGGCGTACCTCCATAAGGGAAAGGACGGCGTGGGGTTGAGGACCAACGCCGATGAGTTTGCACTCGACCTGAGCCTGGACTATGGAAAGGGCGCGGTCTGGCACGGTGACAACGGCGTTCTCGTTATGGGCATTCCCGAAGATCCGAAGCAGAGGACGGTTTACTACTCGTACACCAACATGCCCACTGGGGGGAAGGTTACTCTCCGCGAGGACGGGGAGGAGAGAACCCTGGAGGTCACTGGAAAATCCTGGCTCGACAGGCAGTGGGGACCTTACAGTCTAACCGGCCCCAGAACCCACTGGGAGTGGTTCTCGCTCCGCTTCTTCGACGATGAGGAGGTTATGCTCTTCGCCTTTCCCCAGGATTCCTATTACGACGGAACCTATGTGGATAGAGACGGCAACGCTCACAGGCTGAAGGACTACAGCTACACTCCCAGGGGTGTGGTGGAGGTCAACGGCTTCAAGTTCTCGATGGGGTGGGACGTCTATCTTCCGGGGGTTAAGGAAGAACGCTACCACATCAGAGCGTTGATGGACGGCCAGATGAACCTCGCGTACTTCGAGCTGCTGGCCGAGATACTGAACCCAAAGGGCGAGAGAGTTGGCTACTGCTTCGTTGAGCTCCTCCCCGGGGTGAGGAACCCCAACAAGAGGATAAGCCCGTTTAACCTCCTGAAGAGGGTGTGA